The nucleotide sequence AACCAAACTTGCTCGAGCTAAACATGCAAGAAAGAAAATAAGCTCGGCCACATATTTGTATGCTGCATTTTGCCATGAAGCTTATGAGAAAGGAGTAGAAAAGTCAGTTTGATCATCCAAAAATCCTTGTTTATGCATTGCCTGGTAGAGCTTATAGTTTGGATTCCTAGAGTTCCAGGAGAACATGGAAGGTATCGAAGCAGGATAGTTAGAATCGTTTAAGTGTTCATTTTTCAGCATTGAATTAAACATATTCTTGCGGCACTCGTTCTTCATCTGCTCTTGCACTACAGGAGATGTTGAAGGACAATGTTCTTCTTGCTTCGTTAATTTGTAGGAACATTAGGACTCTGGAAATTAGTTGATTTCTGCATCAACTAGCAACATATGTTCCTAGAATAAAAATTTAGGTCACTGATTGAGAGATCAATCATGCATCACATGCTCAAAACAATAATTAAATGCCCAAAAAGTTTCAGTGGCCGTCGGTTCTCTCACTCTCGTGGACAAGCTGTGCCGGCCACTTCGCTTAAAGTGATCGCGTCACGATCAAACAAAAAGCGTCTCAAAGACTTCTTTATTCCCTAAATTATTTGAACGAAAGGGCCCACGCGGGCCCCGCCTCTCCTCCAATAAGCGCAGAGCGTTTGGCGTACTATGCTGAAAGCGGTATTTTTTTTATTCGTTTAGACTTCACCTACTTTCCTACTCCGCCTGTTGTTGGAGGATCCTTTGACCCCACATGCGGGTCCCACTATCTCGAATAAATCTCTGATCTCGGCTATTGTGGTTCGGTTGACCGAATACGTGCACCCGTCTTACTTGTTCCTGGGAGATTATTCGACTTACTTGGGGTCCCACATGAATTTTCTCCAATCAGTATCCGAGACGACATTGACGTAAATGACGAACGCATATAACGCAGGTTCATCTCTTCTTCTGGATACCAAGTTCGGGGGAAAAATTGCGTTCGAGGGCGAATCGAGCCGACAAATGATTAGCTGTTCCTCCCCTCCGGTGGCCTCCGGCCGCGGCCTTCGCCTCCTCGTCGTGCTGTTCCTGCTCTTCACCGGCACGGCCGTCGGATGCTATACTTCCATCTTCAGCTTCGGCGACTCGATCGCGGACACCGGAAATGCGATAAACAGCGGCATCATTGTCGAGTCTGTCCGCCATCTTCCGTACGGCCAGACTTACTTCGGCCACGCCACCGGCCGCTTCTCCGATGGCCGACTTATCGTCGACTTCATAGGTtctgcactctctctctctctctctctgtctctgcaTTAATTGCGTTTGTTCTTGACATGAGCTTTTGGACGGTACTCAATGACTCTCCCCAATTGAACATcgattttctttgttttcttctcaTCATATATAGTAAAAGGGTATGATTTTTAAGCTTACAAAGATTGGATGTCTGAGATATCAAGCTGTTGGTGAGCGCAGCGGAGGCGATGGGACTGCCGATGCTGCGCCCGTATCTCGCAGGAGGGAACGCCGAGGACTTCCGGTACGGAGCGAATTTTGCCTTCGCAGGAGCCACCGCGCTCAACGCCAGCTTCTTTGAGGACAAGGGATTTCAGTTTTCGCCCATGGAGTACTTCTTGGGTGTTCAACTTGAGTGGTTCAAACAACTACTGCCTATACTCTGCTCCGAATCAAGTGCGTACATTACCTCCAAGCTTTCGAATTTTCTGCCTCGTTTTGTTTTTATCGGATGAGATTGTAGAGTTGGTCAAATGTTCCTCGCATCAATCTCTAGGGAAAATTATTAGATTAAGTAATCTACTGAATAACAtagtaataagaaaaaaatacataAAGACATTAATTGTGGATTCAGCATTGAGTACTAATGAACTCAAACTTGATTGGTTCAACGAACTCTTCCTGTTGCCTTCCTCTATATTGTGTTTTCATATTTCCCTCAAATATGAAGCAAAAAATTCACTTATTCATCATATCATAGTTTTAATTGAATCATTCATGGAGCCTTTTCTGTTTTGAACTGTGCAAAAACTAAACACATTAATTGCTTTCTAACAAGTTTAGCTTTGAACTATGATCTTGATGATAGCACTAAACCTACTCCATGACCTACAGATTTAGGCATCATATAGCTAAGCTGCAGTGACCATATTGCCCCACTTGGCCAAACTTGGTTTGAAACTTTTGCATAAATCTTTGCAAGTATTTATATAATCTCCTTGTGGAATGTTATAAGAAAATTTCTAATTCTTGGAGAGGCAGTGCATGTTACTCCAGTGTTAGATGTTACAAATTTTATATTGATCTCAATGTTTTCTATTTACTGACAGACTCTAAGGACGTATTAAGCAATTCTCTGATCTTAATGGGCGAGATCGGAGGCAATGACTACAATTATGCATTTGCTCAAAAGCAAAGCATACAAGAGATACGAACTTATGTACCAAGTGTTATCGATGCTATTCGTCAGGCAGTCGAGGTAAGTCTACTTATCTTGATATGTTAATATTCTGGCTTCTGTGTGCATTATTTTGGCATTTTGCAAGGTTTCCTAAAAGAATTTGCTCCAGTGTAACACTCATTTTGATTGCTAGGTCTTGATCCAACTTGGGGCTACTACATTGGT is from Musa acuminata AAA Group cultivar baxijiao chromosome BXJ3-8, Cavendish_Baxijiao_AAA, whole genome shotgun sequence and encodes:
- the LOC135644471 gene encoding GDSL esterase/lipase At1g28570-like produces the protein MTNAYNAGSSLLLDTKFGGKIAFEGESSRQMISCSSPPVASGRGLRLLVVLFLLFTGTAVGCYTSIFSFGDSIADTGNAINSGIIVESVRHLPYGQTYFGHATGRFSDGRLIVDFIAEAMGLPMLRPYLAGGNAEDFRYGANFAFAGATALNASFFEDKGFQFSPMEYFLGVQLEWFKQLLPILCSESNSKDVLSNSLILMGEIGGNDYNYAFAQKQSIQEIRTYVPSVIDAIRQAVEVLIQLGATTLVVPGNFPIGCVPAYLSDYQSTVAEEYDPQTGCISWLNELSEYHNSMLLDELNQLRKVYPHATIIYADYYEAVLNILRSPQQFGFKTPLAACCGSDGLYNFNWSKMCGTQMSKVCSDPSDSLSWDGIHFTDAAYSTIALSLLDGPYAYPSFTEACTNFQQNAALSQ